In the Phaseolus vulgaris cultivar G19833 chromosome 7, P. vulgaris v2.0, whole genome shotgun sequence genome, one interval contains:
- the LOC137827910 gene encoding uncharacterized protein yields the protein MENKQSFFAALKDEVVRGLSPSRSRSKSPARTASPISALLRRKKHNPDYSVARSVSLRPLGETLTPLIEGPDPDATENGDPKRIGSGLGHWMKGQLSRAPSVSYKRSDLRLLLGVMGAPLAPVHVCATDPLPHLSIKDTPIETSSAQYILQQYLAASGGLKLQNSIRNAYAMGKVRMVASEFETATKVVKNRNASRCAESGGFVLWQMNPDMWYVELVVGGSKVHAGCNGKLVWRHTPWLGAHTAKGPVRPLRRALQGIDPRTTASMFADARCIGEKNINGEDCFILKLCTDPETLKARSEGPAEIIRHVLFGYFSQKTGLLVHIEDSHLTRIQSNGGDAVYWETTINSFLSDYKPVEGIMIAHSGHSVVTLFRFGEMAMSHTKTKMEEAWTIEEVAFNVPGLSLDCFIPPADLRTGSVSEACELPQDERGKNSLAVHRAKVVALEKSHNCSIDNMIWKMEI from the exons ATGGAAAACAAGCAATCTTTCTTCGCCGCTCTCAAAGACGAGGTGGTGCGCGGCCTCTCCCCGTCGCGCTCTCGCTCCAAGAGCCCCGCCCGGACCGCCTCCCCCATTTCGGCTCTCCTCCGCCGCAAGAAGCACAACCCGGACTACTCCGTCGCGAGATCCGTCAGTCTCCGCCCGCTGGGGGAGACGCTCACGCCTCTTATAGAGGGGCCTGACCCGGACGCCACCGAGAACGGGGATCCTAAGCGAATCGGGTCGGGGCTCGGACACTGGATGAAGGGCCAGTTGTCACGTGCCCCCTCCGTGTCTTACAAGAGGTCTGATCTGAGACTCCTTCTCGGCGTCATGGGCGCCCCACTCGCTCCCGTTCACGTGTGCGCCACCGACCCCTTGCCTCACCTCAGCATCAAAGACACTCCCATT GAAACTTCTTCTGCCCAGTACATATTGCAGCAGTATCTAGCAGCGTCTGGGGGGCTAAAGTTGCAGAACTCTATACGAAATGCTTATGCGATGGGAAAGGTTAGAATGGTGGCTTCTGAATTTGAAACTGCGACCAAGGTAGTGAAGAACCGTAATGCGTCTAGGTGCGCGGAGTCTGGCGGATTTGTGCTCTGGCAGATGAATCCCGACATGTGGTATGTAGAGCTTGTAGTTGGGGGAAGCAAGGTTCATGCCGGCTGCAATGGCAAGCTTGTCTGGAGGCACACACCTTGGCTCGGTGCTCATACGGCCAAGGGACCCGTGAGGCCTTTACGGCGTGCTCTTCag GGAATTGATCCTAGAACCACTGCAAGTATGTTTGCTGATGCCAGATGCATAGGAGAGAAAAACATCAATGGTGAGGATTGCTTCATCCTGAAGCTTTGTACTGACCCTGAAACGTTGAAGGCTCGGAGTGAGGGTCCTGCTGAGATCATAAGGCATGTCTTGTTTGGCTACTTTAGCCAGAAGACTGGTCTTCTTGTGCACATTGAGGACTCTCATCTGACGCGCATCCAATCTAACGGGGGTGATGCAGTTTATTGGGAAACCACAATCAATTCATTCCTTAGTGATTACAAGCCCGTGGAAGGTATAATGATTGCCCACTCTGGGCATTCTGTGGTAACCCTTTTCAGGTTTGGGGAGATGGCCATGAGCCACACTAAAACAAAAATGGAAGAGGCCTGGACGATTGAAGAGGTTGCATTCAATGTACCAGGTCTTTCATTAGATTGCTTCATTCCCCCAGCTGATTTGCGAACAGGTTCTGTAAGTGAAGCTTGTGAACTTCCTCAGGACGAAAGAGGAAAAAACTCACTAGCAGTACACCGAGCCAAAGTTGTTGCACTGGAGAAATCACATAATTGCAGTATTGATAACATGATCTGGAAGATGGAAATCTAA